Proteins co-encoded in one Parascardovia denticolens DSM 10105 = JCM 12538 genomic window:
- a CDS encoding DUF4232 domain-containing protein, producing the protein MIHHHASKWMCQATKSSATLLAICAFLIAPLSACGSSSANNQTGGESTSSQTSSSSSSSTPSSPSTGGKGSSSPQSKGSEGQGKSSTSARPSNPKGGHAATAGECSSDELSAKLTFGSGSGAGSSYPYLVLTNTGSRSCTVRGYAGVSLLAKGKQIGAAATMDSSVSPTTVRLQPGQSAHAELRIVHADLFDSSACSPITADTLMVYPPDQTKALTIPLKGKGYIGCSNPNTKILTVRPFQRGER; encoded by the coding sequence ATGATTCATCATCATGCATCAAAGTGGATGTGCCAGGCGACGAAATCGTCCGCCACCCTGCTAGCGATTTGCGCCTTTTTGATCGCCCCCTTGTCCGCGTGCGGATCATCCTCCGCCAACAATCAGACAGGTGGAGAATCGACCAGCTCCCAAACCTCGTCTTCCTCGTCTTCCTCGACGCCCTCGTCCCCCTCAACCGGGGGGAAGGGCTCGTCTTCCCCCCAATCGAAAGGCTCAGAGGGCCAAGGCAAGTCCTCGACCTCCGCACGCCCTTCAAACCCGAAAGGTGGTCATGCGGCCACTGCGGGCGAATGCTCCAGCGACGAGCTGAGCGCCAAACTGACCTTCGGCTCCGGCTCAGGCGCCGGCAGCAGCTACCCCTACCTGGTCCTGACCAACACCGGCTCGCGCTCTTGCACCGTCCGCGGTTACGCCGGGGTCTCCCTGCTGGCCAAAGGCAAGCAAATCGGGGCGGCGGCCACCATGGATTCCTCCGTCTCCCCCACCACCGTCAGGCTCCAGCCGGGTCAGTCCGCCCACGCCGAGCTGCGGATCGTCCACGCCGACCTCTTCGACTCCTCCGCCTGCTCCCCCATCACGGCGGACACGCTGATGGTCTACCCGCCGGATCAGACCAAGGCTTTGACCATCCCCCTCAAAGGTAAGGGATACATCGGCTGCAGCAATCCGAATACGAAAATTCTCACCGTTCGGCCCTTCCAACGGGGAGAAAGATAA
- the pgi gene encoding glucose-6-phosphate isomerase: MSINPPVDAQKTQAWANLQKHFDQLQKDGINLRQWFAQDSQRVQSLSFDAGDLHFDLSKNLVNAETMRLLAQLGHEVGLEQRIQDQYHGVHINNTEDRAVLHTALRRPASDEGKFVVDGQDTVKDVREVLDKIYAFANKVRSGEWVGVTGKRIETVVNIGIGGSDLGPNMAYEALKPYADAGIFARYVSNIDPNDLAEKTKGLNPETTLFIIVSKTFTTLETLTNARCARTWLLDSLQARGAIDGSDEQKADAISKHFVAVSTALDKVAAFGIDPTNAFGFWNWVGGRYSVDSAVGTSLAVVFGPENFEKFLQGFHAIDDYFVNTPLEQNVVALMGLMNVWYVNFFGAHSHAVLPYDQYLHRFPAYLQQLTMESNGKSVRWDGTPVTYQTGEIFWGEPGTNGQHAFYQLIHQGTRLIPADFIAFANTPNPTKDGDQDVHELFLANYLAQTRALAFGKTADEVRAEGTAEAIVPARVFSGNRPTTSIFGDALTPFSLGELIALYEHITLVEGTVWGLDSYDQWGVELGKVLAKEITPAISKDDNALAAQDASTQSLIRFYRAHRR; this comes from the coding sequence ATGTCTATCAATCCTCCCGTGGATGCACAGAAGACCCAGGCTTGGGCCAATTTGCAGAAGCATTTCGACCAGTTGCAGAAGGATGGCATCAACCTGCGCCAGTGGTTCGCACAGGATTCTCAGCGTGTGCAGAGCCTGAGCTTTGACGCCGGCGACCTTCATTTCGACCTGTCCAAGAACCTGGTGAACGCTGAAACCATGCGCCTGCTGGCCCAGCTCGGCCACGAGGTCGGCCTGGAGCAGCGCATCCAGGACCAGTACCATGGCGTGCACATCAACAACACCGAAGACCGCGCCGTGCTCCACACCGCCTTGCGTCGCCCCGCTTCCGATGAAGGCAAGTTCGTCGTTGACGGTCAGGACACGGTCAAGGACGTCCGCGAAGTTCTGGACAAAATCTACGCCTTCGCCAACAAGGTCCGCTCCGGCGAGTGGGTCGGCGTGACCGGCAAGAGGATCGAGACCGTGGTCAACATCGGCATCGGCGGCTCCGACCTGGGTCCCAACATGGCCTACGAAGCCCTCAAGCCTTACGCAGACGCCGGCATCTTCGCCCGTTACGTCTCCAACATCGACCCCAACGACCTGGCCGAGAAGACCAAGGGCCTCAACCCCGAGACCACCCTCTTCATCATCGTTTCCAAGACTTTCACCACTCTGGAGACCTTGACCAACGCCCGTTGCGCCCGCACTTGGCTGCTTGACTCCCTCCAGGCCCGAGGAGCCATCGACGGCTCCGATGAGCAGAAGGCCGACGCCATCAGCAAGCACTTCGTGGCCGTTTCCACCGCTTTGGACAAGGTCGCCGCCTTCGGCATCGACCCCACCAACGCCTTCGGCTTCTGGAACTGGGTCGGCGGCCGCTACTCCGTGGATTCCGCCGTCGGCACCTCCCTGGCCGTGGTCTTCGGGCCGGAGAACTTCGAGAAGTTCCTCCAGGGCTTCCATGCCATTGACGACTACTTCGTCAACACCCCGCTGGAGCAGAACGTGGTGGCTCTCATGGGCCTCATGAACGTGTGGTACGTGAACTTCTTCGGCGCCCACTCCCACGCCGTCCTGCCTTATGATCAGTACCTGCACCGCTTCCCCGCCTATCTGCAGCAGCTGACCATGGAGTCCAACGGCAAGTCCGTGCGCTGGGATGGCACCCCCGTCACTTATCAGACCGGCGAGATTTTCTGGGGCGAGCCCGGCACCAACGGCCAGCACGCCTTCTATCAGCTGATTCACCAAGGCACCCGTCTGATTCCCGCTGACTTCATCGCTTTCGCCAACACCCCCAACCCCACTAAGGATGGGGACCAGGACGTGCACGAGCTCTTCCTGGCCAACTACCTGGCACAGACCCGTGCTCTGGCCTTCGGCAAGACCGCCGATGAAGTGCGCGCTGAAGGGACCGCCGAGGCCATCGTGCCCGCCCGCGTCTTCTCCGGCAACCGTCCCACCACCTCCATCTTCGGTGACGCTCTGACCCCCTTCTCCTTGGGTGAGCTGATCGCTCTCTACGAGCACATCACACTGGTGGAAGGCACTGTTTGGGGTCTGGATTCCTACGATCAGTGGGGCGTGGAGCTGGGCAAGGTCCTGGCCAAGGAAATCACCCCCGCCATCTCCAAGGATGACAACGCCCTGGCCGCTCAGGACGCTTCCACCCAGTCCCTGATCCGCTTCTACCGCGCTCATCGCCGGTAA